In Halosegnis marinus, one genomic interval encodes:
- a CDS encoding DUF7524 family protein, with product MTDTLVAEINRTGLHSLEVPEAFETDDTFVVELRNRGESTHVHLHLDDALSSVARLDATNHYVRSGDARRVRVEVGGDGIDRTGSLKIVTAHGAQTRYVTVGIDTTVSEVRVDPDLGTPRDPEPGGPLADADPLTVSALGLGLVAVLLAAGAVLAADGVNVALGVLAVLAGLVAGGLATLR from the coding sequence GTGACCGACACGCTCGTCGCCGAAATAAACCGCACCGGGCTCCACTCGCTGGAGGTGCCCGAGGCGTTCGAGACGGACGACACGTTCGTCGTCGAACTCCGCAACCGCGGCGAGTCCACCCACGTCCACCTCCACCTCGACGACGCGCTCTCCTCCGTCGCGCGGCTGGACGCGACGAACCACTACGTCCGCAGCGGCGACGCGCGCCGGGTCCGCGTCGAGGTGGGCGGCGACGGAATCGACCGGACGGGCAGCCTGAAGATCGTCACCGCCCACGGCGCACAGACCCGGTACGTCACCGTCGGCATCGACACGACGGTCAGCGAGGTGCGCGTCGACCCGGACCTCGGGACGCCGCGCGACCCCGAGCCGGGGGGACCGCTCGCGGACGCCGACCCGCTGACCGTCTCGGCGCTCGGGCTCGGCCTCGTCGCGGTACTGCTGGCCGCCGGGGCCGTCCTCGCCGCCGACGGCGTGAACGTCGCGCTCGGCGTCCTCGCCGTGCTCGCGGGGCTCGTCGCCGGCGGCCTCGCGACGCTCCGATAG
- a CDS encoding methytransferase partner Trm112, with protein MKEDLMDIICCPLDKSELELEVIRRDDEEILEGRLVCTECGEEYPVEEGIPNLLPPDMREA; from the coding sequence ATGAAGGAGGACCTGATGGACATCATCTGCTGTCCGCTCGACAAGTCCGAGCTCGAACTGGAGGTCATCCGCCGGGACGACGAGGAGATACTTGAGGGACGGCTCGTCTGCACGGAGTGCGGCGAGGAGTACCCCGTCGAGGAGGGCATCCCGAACCTGCTCCCGCCGGACATGCGGGAGGCCTGA
- a CDS encoding DUF7527 domain-containing protein, translating into MDTWVEEIEGWKSRPFSGGYAGLHDLADADFSGAVSAGSTWALFVNGRVVAVRLYKQTAAGPEFEAGDIERFADADGTVYEAPHPSVPLLVAMMLAGGETRGRYYTQQTPIEEVDGTLTEGGFTGYVELSENVLSGDYYTVYQAGRSMDLAFVGNARRLKTGDEAREDAHDEVGIYEVVAADIDVTEIPETEDSSPGAAAGVGAGGAAAGAAPDVDDEADADDGAEPDDDSVGREDGVAGAAGGAAVAAAATGDADSTAEADAVTDEEPEADGTGDEPDAEADADDGTEPDAEPDGTAARTAGPEADVAEPAGGDPAGDESDDRDGAADRDDPVGAVARVSREEEPPAGDDLVGRDADEGTAASAVSNAPEAPPAEEASEPAGAAASPTERLASRSVPSLDPERTAEGDGSAAAAVGGRRDRPGARRQPDPSPDPEREPESREADGADPEELAELREELAGVRESLAVAETERDEAREELARVESELERVRNDRDDLEAERDDLRGEAERLRGRINDLEAELGGSGDGPSLTEAEALAGTNLFVRYASKGKTTVEDARDGNGSPEELRENLRITSHTRFEAEGASVDGRPFEEWLHASQRYRFAEWLVARLVFEVRDTGNADRMGDLYDALPDIDRIELDGAIAVPDGDEEVEVGFDVVCRDRMGEPLFAANLDASREPVGEEEMAELVRDAVAVCRAERTFAGAFYLTAAFYESPALETARDATSGSLLSRDSRLSYVKESRNRGFHLSLVESRDDEFHLSVPDL; encoded by the coding sequence ATGGACACCTGGGTCGAGGAGATAGAGGGCTGGAAGAGCCGTCCCTTCTCGGGCGGCTACGCCGGCCTGCACGACCTCGCCGACGCCGACTTCTCCGGGGCCGTCTCCGCCGGCAGCACGTGGGCGCTGTTCGTGAACGGCCGCGTCGTCGCCGTCCGCCTGTACAAGCAGACGGCCGCCGGCCCCGAGTTCGAGGCGGGCGACATCGAGCGGTTCGCCGACGCCGACGGCACGGTGTACGAGGCACCCCATCCCTCCGTCCCCCTGCTCGTCGCGATGATGCTCGCCGGCGGCGAGACGCGCGGCCGCTACTACACCCAGCAGACGCCCATCGAGGAGGTGGACGGAACCCTCACCGAGGGCGGCTTCACGGGCTACGTCGAGCTCTCGGAGAACGTCCTCTCCGGCGACTACTACACCGTGTATCAGGCCGGGCGCTCGATGGACCTCGCGTTCGTCGGCAACGCCCGGCGCCTGAAGACCGGCGACGAGGCCCGCGAGGACGCACACGACGAAGTGGGTATCTACGAGGTGGTCGCCGCCGACATCGACGTGACCGAGATACCCGAGACCGAGGACTCGTCGCCGGGGGCCGCCGCGGGCGTCGGCGCGGGCGGCGCAGCGGCGGGGGCCGCGCCCGACGTGGACGACGAGGCCGACGCGGACGACGGAGCGGAGCCCGACGACGACTCGGTCGGTCGCGAGGACGGGGTGGCCGGCGCCGCGGGCGGCGCGGCCGTGGCCGCCGCGGCGACCGGGGACGCGGATTCGACCGCCGAGGCGGACGCCGTGACCGACGAGGAGCCGGAGGCCGATGGTACGGGAGACGAGCCGGACGCGGAGGCCGACGCGGACGACGGGACAGAGCCCGACGCCGAGCCGGACGGGACCGCGGCCCGGACGGCTGGCCCGGAAGCAGACGTCGCCGAGCCGGCGGGGGGCGACCCCGCCGGGGACGAGTCCGACGACCGGGACGGCGCCGCCGACCGCGACGACCCGGTCGGCGCGGTGGCGCGCGTCTCCCGCGAGGAGGAGCCGCCCGCGGGCGACGACCTCGTCGGTCGCGACGCCGACGAGGGGACGGCCGCGAGCGCGGTGTCGAACGCGCCCGAGGCGCCGCCGGCGGAGGAGGCGTCGGAGCCGGCCGGCGCGGCGGCGTCGCCGACCGAACGGCTCGCCTCCCGGTCGGTCCCGTCGCTCGACCCCGAGCGGACCGCGGAGGGCGACGGGTCGGCCGCGGCGGCGGTCGGCGGTCGGCGCGACCGACCCGGCGCGCGCCGGCAGCCGGACCCGTCGCCCGACCCCGAGCGGGAGCCCGAATCGCGGGAGGCCGACGGCGCGGACCCCGAGGAGCTCGCCGAGCTCCGCGAGGAACTGGCCGGCGTCCGCGAGTCGCTCGCCGTCGCCGAGACCGAGCGCGACGAGGCGCGGGAGGAGCTGGCCCGCGTCGAGTCGGAGCTCGAACGGGTCCGGAACGACCGTGACGACCTCGAAGCCGAACGGGACGACCTCCGCGGGGAGGCCGAGCGTCTGCGCGGCCGGATCAACGACCTCGAGGCGGAGCTCGGGGGAAGCGGCGACGGCCCGTCGCTGACCGAGGCGGAGGCGCTCGCGGGGACGAACCTGTTCGTCCGCTACGCGTCGAAGGGGAAGACGACGGTGGAGGACGCCCGCGACGGCAACGGGAGCCCGGAGGAGTTACGCGAGAACCTGCGTATCACCTCGCACACGCGGTTCGAGGCCGAGGGCGCGAGCGTCGACGGCCGCCCGTTCGAGGAGTGGCTCCACGCGAGCCAGCGCTACCGGTTCGCGGAGTGGCTCGTCGCGCGGCTCGTCTTCGAGGTGCGCGACACGGGCAACGCCGACCGGATGGGGGACCTCTACGACGCCCTGCCCGACATCGACCGCATCGAGTTGGACGGGGCCATCGCGGTCCCGGACGGCGACGAGGAGGTCGAGGTCGGCTTCGACGTCGTCTGTCGCGACCGGATGGGCGAGCCGCTGTTCGCGGCGAACCTCGACGCGTCCCGCGAGCCCGTCGGGGAGGAGGAGATGGCCGAACTCGTCCGGGACGCCGTCGCGGTGTGTCGCGCGGAGCGGACGTTCGCGGGCGCGTTCTACCTCACGGCGGCGTTCTACGAGTCGCCCGCCCTGGAGACGGCTCGCGACGCCACGAGCGGGAGCCTACTCAGTCGGGACTCGCGGCTGAGCTACGTGAAGGAGTCGAGAAATCGCGGCTTCCACCTCTCGCTCGTCGAGTCCCGCGACGACGAGTTCCACCTCTCGGTTCCGGACCTCTAG
- a CDS encoding EamA family transporter, protein MRYLPYALLGLAAYTFVAPLTKLATRDLPSTTVALVTNGMLAVAALAVVLATNGNPVASLTHPDAKYMFAAGAFLSVGIIAYYRALALGPVSVVVPVFGTFLVTSAAAGVFLLDEPLTARKVAGVALAIVAVYLVAVE, encoded by the coding sequence ATGCGCTATCTCCCCTACGCCCTGCTCGGGCTGGCGGCGTACACCTTCGTCGCGCCGCTGACGAAGCTCGCCACGCGCGACCTCCCCAGCACGACCGTCGCGCTCGTCACGAACGGGATGCTCGCCGTCGCGGCGCTCGCGGTCGTCCTCGCCACGAACGGCAACCCCGTCGCCTCGCTCACTCACCCCGACGCCAAGTACATGTTCGCTGCCGGCGCGTTCCTCTCGGTCGGCATCATCGCCTACTACCGGGCGCTCGCGCTCGGCCCCGTCTCCGTCGTCGTCCCCGTGTTCGGGACGTTCCTCGTCACCTCGGCGGCCGCCGGCGTGTTCCTCCTCGACGAACCGCTCACGGCCCGGAAGGTCGCGGGCGTCGCGCTCGCGATCGTCGCCGTCTACCTCGTCGCCGTCGAGTAG
- a CDS encoding UPF0175 family protein: MSMHQHALQTAVSLYESGTYTLSMAAQQAGVEESRLLDCLARRGVETDGHVPEDVKARGRAAAD, encoded by the coding sequence ATGAGCATGCACCAGCACGCGTTGCAGACCGCCGTGTCGCTCTACGAGAGCGGGACGTACACACTGTCGATGGCGGCCCAGCAGGCCGGCGTCGAGGAGTCGCGGCTGCTCGACTGTCTCGCCCGCCGGGGCGTCGAGACCGACGGCCACGTCCCCGAGGACGTGAAGGCGCGCGGCCGCGCCGCCGCCGACTGA
- a CDS encoding LEA type 2 family protein yields the protein MVTRGTALKVGAVLLLLVGAGVGAYLYQLGSDFQQPTVESVESEFGAVEGDTTEIRTRLVLDNPNDQSIPGAARLGFAVTMNGVPVADGSKGGVGLRPGRNELNVTVPLRNEQIPAWWVTHVNNDERTELVTAPSVSLPGLPVSVDLPNRTRTIETDLLGAVTSEGERTVAVGNTSVMTVSNQRASWGEATAEETPLEVRTDIENVHDYPVRLDGTAYTIEMNGVVVGNGTTDDSFVLQPGESGTFAANPVIDTPRMADWWASHVAANETTRLSVRVYGLVEQDGELERVPITVFEREAELRTDLLGEGGTEVESIDTGADEFAYEQPSLVASASGWGEVGETTTEIETEVVVNNPNDGAVGDLVSLSVAEETHINGVRAASGEGSLDGLAPGNNTLALVSEFRHDAVPEWWARHLNRGEASTVVTTTNATADIGVTRLAAPEPERTRTVSTDLLAGFNSTEPDEIRQSGQTVATITETRATWGEATAETAPIDTAVTIRNERSRFITVRDITYTVRLNDVALADNRTVDETYTISPLSTRTIEPRFLLNNSRMADWWPTHVRNGEESVMTTEVYATVETALGTRRVRLDSFSQNRTVATEFFAES from the coding sequence ATGGTCACACGCGGAACGGCGCTGAAGGTGGGAGCCGTGCTGCTCCTGCTCGTCGGCGCCGGGGTCGGAGCGTATCTCTACCAGCTCGGCTCCGACTTCCAGCAGCCGACGGTCGAGTCCGTCGAGTCGGAGTTCGGCGCGGTCGAGGGCGACACGACCGAGATACGGACGCGGCTGGTGCTCGACAACCCCAACGACCAGTCCATTCCCGGTGCGGCGCGGCTCGGGTTCGCCGTGACGATGAACGGCGTTCCGGTCGCCGACGGGTCGAAGGGCGGCGTCGGCCTCCGGCCGGGACGCAACGAACTGAACGTCACCGTCCCGCTGCGCAACGAACAGATACCGGCGTGGTGGGTCACCCACGTCAACAACGACGAGCGTACGGAGCTCGTGACGGCCCCGAGCGTCTCGCTCCCGGGCCTGCCGGTGAGCGTCGACCTGCCGAACCGGACCCGGACCATCGAGACGGACCTGCTCGGGGCCGTCACCTCCGAGGGCGAGCGCACCGTCGCGGTGGGGAACACCTCGGTGATGACCGTCTCGAACCAGCGCGCCTCGTGGGGCGAGGCGACGGCCGAGGAGACGCCCCTCGAAGTCCGGACGGACATCGAGAACGTCCACGACTACCCCGTCAGGCTCGACGGCACCGCCTACACCATCGAGATGAACGGCGTCGTCGTCGGCAACGGGACCACGGACGACTCCTTCGTCCTCCAGCCGGGCGAGTCGGGCACGTTCGCCGCGAACCCGGTCATCGACACGCCGCGGATGGCCGACTGGTGGGCGAGCCACGTCGCGGCGAACGAGACGACGCGCCTCTCCGTGCGGGTGTACGGACTGGTCGAGCAGGACGGCGAGCTCGAACGCGTCCCCATCACCGTCTTCGAGCGGGAGGCCGAACTCCGCACCGACCTCCTCGGCGAGGGGGGTACCGAGGTGGAGAGCATCGACACGGGCGCCGACGAGTTCGCCTACGAGCAGCCGTCGCTCGTCGCCTCCGCCAGCGGCTGGGGCGAGGTCGGGGAGACGACGACCGAAATAGAGACCGAGGTCGTCGTGAACAACCCCAACGACGGAGCCGTGGGCGACCTCGTCTCGCTGTCGGTCGCCGAGGAGACACACATCAACGGGGTCCGGGCCGCCTCCGGCGAGGGGAGCCTCGACGGGCTGGCGCCGGGGAACAACACCCTCGCGCTCGTCAGCGAGTTCCGCCACGACGCGGTGCCGGAGTGGTGGGCGCGCCACCTCAACCGCGGCGAGGCCTCGACCGTCGTGACGACGACGAACGCGACGGCCGACATCGGCGTGACGCGCCTCGCCGCGCCCGAACCCGAGCGGACGCGCACCGTCTCGACGGACCTGCTCGCGGGCTTCAACAGCACCGAGCCGGACGAGATACGGCAGTCGGGGCAAACCGTCGCGACCATCACCGAGACGCGGGCGACGTGGGGCGAGGCGACCGCGGAGACCGCGCCCATCGACACCGCCGTCACCATCCGCAACGAGCGGAGCCGGTTCATCACCGTCCGCGACATCACCTACACGGTGCGGCTGAACGACGTGGCGCTGGCCGACAACCGCACCGTCGACGAGACGTACACGATATCGCCGCTCTCGACGCGGACCATCGAGCCGCGGTTCCTGTTGAACAACTCCCGGATGGCCGACTGGTGGCCCACCCACGTCCGCAACGGCGAGGAGTCCGTGATGACGACGGAGGTGTACGCCACCGTCGAGACGGCGCTCGGCACCCGGCGAGTCCGCCTCGACTCGTTCAGTCAGAACCGGACGGTCGCGACGGAGTTCTTCGCCGAGAGCTAG
- a CDS encoding mechanosensitive ion channel family protein, giving the protein MKRVGYVSLVLAALAVVAARVVERALAEPIATPLGDLTLQFLVVKGLTLAAVALAAYGVYLVVAGFLVARAADKRRKHDVRNVVKLAVGGAALAAGFGVVTEQWVGLLVSLGVVGFAVTFALQQPLFSLIGWLYIMLKRPYQVGDRVAIEGSKGDVVAVDFLVTTLWEINGDLVSTHQPSGRIVTLPNSVVLSSHVHNYSWEGFPYVWNELSIQVAYETDLAFARELMVETADDYLGAEMAEHVAQYRERLAETPVELEVGERPSVNVRQGESWVELRLRYLVHPRRGTRVRNDLYERLLAALNEHPDRVSFPVGRNR; this is encoded by the coding sequence GTGAAACGCGTCGGTTACGTCTCGCTCGTGCTCGCGGCCCTCGCGGTCGTGGCCGCCCGCGTCGTCGAGCGCGCGCTCGCGGAGCCCATCGCGACCCCGCTCGGCGACCTCACCCTCCAGTTCCTCGTGGTGAAGGGGCTCACGCTCGCCGCGGTGGCGCTCGCGGCCTACGGCGTTTACCTCGTCGTCGCGGGATTCCTCGTCGCGCGGGCGGCCGACAAGCGCCGGAAGCACGACGTCCGCAACGTCGTGAAGCTCGCCGTCGGCGGCGCGGCGCTCGCGGCCGGCTTCGGCGTCGTCACCGAGCAGTGGGTCGGCCTGCTCGTCTCGCTCGGCGTCGTGGGCTTCGCGGTTACCTTCGCGCTCCAACAGCCGCTGTTCTCGCTCATCGGCTGGCTCTACATCATGCTGAAGCGGCCGTACCAGGTCGGCGACCGCGTCGCCATCGAGGGGTCGAAGGGGGACGTGGTGGCGGTGGACTTCCTCGTCACGACGCTGTGGGAGATCAACGGCGACCTCGTCTCGACCCACCAGCCCTCCGGCCGCATCGTCACGCTCCCCAACTCCGTCGTGCTCTCCTCCCACGTCCACAACTACTCGTGGGAGGGGTTCCCGTACGTGTGGAACGAGCTGTCGATACAGGTCGCCTACGAGACGGACCTCGCGTTCGCGCGGGAGCTGATGGTCGAGACGGCCGACGACTACCTCGGCGCCGAGATGGCGGAACACGTCGCGCAGTACCGCGAACGGCTCGCGGAGACGCCCGTCGAACTGGAGGTGGGCGAGCGACCGAGCGTGAACGTCCGGCAGGGCGAGTCGTGGGTGGAACTCCGCCTGCGCTACCTCGTCCACCCGCGCCGCGGCACGCGCGTGCGTAACGACCTCTACGAACGGTTGCTCGCGGCGCTGAACGAGCATCCCGACCGGGTGTCGTTCCCGGTCGGGCGGAACCGCTGA
- a CDS encoding DR2241 family protein: MHATQVERLATAAREGGAERDGLAVDHGDDGFRFSIPAEGVDEDGLTEADLDRLAREYPDYVTNFAVWTRDRAAADAAFLRWAERADELSVPERYDRLREGAARTWGEVRVAVLLDEDGERRYDLRHEDDAGVPTGDLDRYDDPLDARSLVKTDDDGRYRPLKAAPSLPHGWVFPDLDGRAAAETVEYVYPATIANWHLENEGELDVDHWRETMERQSGIYGVVKTWDRGEGHEHVNWVAEACCDDSQCLKRREWQYDEKTDLDVDGGDGVFPCREPCSLVVSAARKWTRLEAETERTYEFTLTPSEKEQVEAVIDAVADGRTRDIREADVKDPANRYRTRFLRAKRFDGAGNLSGTPTDEE; encoded by the coding sequence ATGCACGCGACACAGGTCGAGCGGCTGGCGACCGCGGCCCGCGAGGGGGGCGCCGAGCGGGACGGGCTCGCCGTCGACCACGGGGACGACGGCTTTCGGTTCTCCATCCCGGCCGAGGGGGTCGACGAGGACGGGCTCACTGAGGCCGACCTCGACCGACTGGCACGCGAGTACCCCGACTACGTCACGAACTTCGCCGTCTGGACCCGCGACCGCGCCGCCGCGGACGCCGCCTTCCTCCGGTGGGCCGAGCGCGCCGACGAACTGTCCGTGCCGGAGCGGTACGACCGCCTGCGCGAGGGCGCGGCCCGGACGTGGGGCGAGGTCCGCGTCGCCGTCTTGCTCGACGAGGACGGCGAGCGCCGGTACGACCTCCGCCACGAGGACGACGCCGGCGTCCCGACCGGGGACCTCGACCGCTACGACGACCCGCTCGACGCGCGGTCGCTCGTCAAGACGGACGACGACGGCCGCTACCGGCCGCTGAAGGCCGCGCCGTCGCTCCCGCACGGCTGGGTGTTCCCGGACCTCGACGGCCGCGCCGCCGCCGAGACGGTCGAGTACGTCTATCCGGCGACCATCGCGAACTGGCACCTCGAAAACGAGGGCGAACTCGACGTCGACCACTGGCGCGAGACGATGGAGCGCCAGAGCGGTATCTACGGCGTCGTGAAGACGTGGGACCGCGGCGAGGGCCACGAGCACGTGAACTGGGTCGCGGAGGCGTGTTGTGACGACTCGCAGTGTCTCAAGCGCCGGGAGTGGCAGTACGACGAGAAGACCGACCTCGACGTGGACGGCGGCGACGGCGTCTTCCCCTGCCGCGAGCCGTGTTCGCTCGTCGTCTCCGCGGCCCGCAAGTGGACGCGGCTGGAGGCGGAGACGGAGCGCACCTACGAGTTCACGCTGACGCCCTCCGAGAAGGAACAGGTCGAGGCCGTCATCGACGCGGTGGCGGACGGCCGGACGCGCGACATCCGCGAGGCGGACGTGAAGGACCCGGCGAACCGCTACCGGACGCGCTTCCTCCGCGCGAAGCGGTTCGACGGGGCGGGGAACCTCTCGGGGACGCCGACTGACGAGGAGTAA
- a CDS encoding MFS transporter has product MSHTARVVGLVGGSHLFNHAYLVLLAPAFPYLAADLGVSTAALGLAVGLAGGVVTLLQLPLGYVSDTYSRRLVFAGSLTLGALGAGTVALAPSYAWLLAGQVVVGIGVAGHHPAHYPMLSSATDEERRGRAYSVHGFAGALGLAAPFSVVPAAYLLGYDWRVAFGAVAVAGGLYAAVALVALRPVGREVTHPPDPRPLPGRGAFRPSNAVPVARRAGRGLRAEARSLAGAPPVLLLTLLWFSNSVAGWGVKTYTPALLGGYGLAPADASLVSSAMLGVGAVVLLGGGVLADRVGSLPVMTAGYAALVLVAGTLAWGALPAAAAVVVVLSLSATIDVSRPARSKLTDAASARDDVGKNFALMTVGISAGGAVAPPAFGYVVESVGAGVAFYAVAAVGAVTLALTLAVKRTGLGTPGVAGAPGD; this is encoded by the coding sequence GTGAGTCACACCGCCCGGGTCGTCGGCCTCGTCGGCGGCTCCCACCTCTTCAACCACGCCTACCTCGTCCTCCTCGCGCCCGCGTTCCCCTATCTCGCCGCCGACCTCGGCGTCTCCACGGCCGCGCTCGGGCTGGCGGTCGGCCTGGCCGGCGGCGTCGTCACCCTGCTCCAGCTGCCGCTCGGCTACGTTTCGGACACCTACTCGCGCCGGCTCGTGTTCGCCGGGTCGCTCACGCTCGGCGCGCTCGGTGCCGGAACCGTGGCGCTCGCCCCCTCCTACGCGTGGCTCCTCGCCGGACAGGTCGTCGTCGGCATCGGCGTCGCCGGCCACCACCCCGCCCACTACCCGATGCTCTCCTCGGCGACCGACGAGGAGCGGCGCGGGCGGGCCTACTCCGTCCACGGCTTCGCCGGGGCGCTCGGCCTCGCGGCCCCCTTCTCCGTCGTCCCCGCCGCGTACCTGCTCGGCTACGACTGGCGGGTCGCGTTCGGGGCGGTGGCGGTCGCGGGCGGGCTCTACGCCGCCGTCGCGCTGGTCGCGCTCCGCCCCGTCGGCCGCGAGGTGACCCACCCGCCGGACCCGCGCCCGCTCCCCGGCCGCGGGGCGTTCCGTCCGAGTAACGCCGTGCCCGTCGCGCGCCGCGCCGGCCGGGGGCTCCGTGCCGAGGCCCGCTCGCTCGCGGGCGCGCCTCCCGTCCTGCTCCTCACCCTGCTGTGGTTCTCGAACAGCGTCGCCGGGTGGGGCGTCAAGACGTACACGCCCGCGCTGCTCGGCGGCTACGGCCTCGCGCCCGCCGACGCGAGCCTCGTCTCCTCGGCGATGCTCGGCGTCGGGGCCGTCGTCCTGCTCGGCGGGGGCGTGCTCGCCGACCGGGTCGGCTCGCTCCCCGTGATGACGGCCGGCTACGCCGCGCTCGTCCTCGTCGCCGGAACGCTCGCGTGGGGGGCTCTCCCCGCCGCGGCGGCCGTGGTGGTCGTCCTCTCGCTGTCGGCGACCATCGACGTGTCGCGGCCCGCGCGCTCGAAGCTCACCGACGCGGCCTCGGCCCGCGACGACGTGGGGAAGAACTTCGCGCTGATGACCGTCGGTATCTCGGCCGGCGGGGCCGTCGCGCCGCCCGCCTTCGGCTACGTCGTGGAGAGCGTCGGCGCGGGCGTCGCCTTCTACGCCGTGGCCGCGGTGGGTGCCGTGACGCTCGCCCTCACGCTCGCGGTGAAGCGAACGGGGCTCGGGACGCCCGGCGTGGCGGGCGCGCCCGGCGACTAG
- a CDS encoding adenylosuccinate synthase: MTVTIVGAQLGDEGKGGIVDVYGDAADVVVRYQGGDNAGHTVVHEGEEYKLSLVPSGAVRGKVGVLGNGCVVNPATLFEELDALSERGLDPDVRVAERAHVIMPYHRVLDGIEEKAKEEDDEEIGTTGRGIGPTYEDKAGRRGVRVGDLLAPDVLRSRLERVVPQKRAVVEEVFGVPADDLDRPEALDVDAMYDHARTFGERLAERDMVVNAGEYVAAARDEGQQVMFEGAQGTIIDIDHGNYPYVTSSNPTAGGAAVGSGTSPAVVGAGEILGIVKGYLTRVGSGPMPTELGGVVGDTPGYDEQGAGENEDLATYIREEGGEYGTVTGRPRRVGWLDLPMLRHSARVNGFSGIAVNHVDVLAGLDEVKVGHSYTLDGEETLTMPATTEQWGRCEANFRTFDGWPAFDSEAVAAEGYDALPENARAYLEYVADELDAPVYCVGVGPGREQTVVVEDVW, translated from the coding sequence ATGACCGTCACTATCGTCGGCGCGCAACTCGGCGACGAAGGGAAGGGCGGCATCGTCGACGTCTACGGCGATGCGGCCGACGTCGTCGTCCGCTATCAGGGCGGCGACAACGCGGGTCACACTGTCGTTCACGAGGGCGAGGAGTACAAGCTCTCGCTCGTTCCGTCGGGGGCCGTCCGCGGCAAGGTGGGCGTGCTCGGTAACGGCTGTGTCGTCAACCCCGCGACGCTGTTCGAGGAACTGGACGCGCTCTCGGAGCGCGGCCTCGACCCGGATGTCCGCGTCGCGGAGCGCGCCCACGTCATCATGCCGTACCACCGCGTGCTCGACGGCATCGAGGAGAAGGCGAAGGAGGAGGACGACGAGGAGATCGGCACCACGGGCCGCGGCATCGGCCCGACCTACGAGGACAAAGCGGGCCGGCGCGGCGTCCGCGTCGGCGACCTGCTCGCGCCCGACGTGCTCCGCTCGCGGCTCGAACGCGTCGTCCCCCAGAAGCGCGCCGTCGTCGAGGAGGTGTTCGGCGTTCCTGCCGACGACCTCGACCGCCCCGAGGCGCTCGACGTGGACGCGATGTACGACCACGCCCGCACGTTCGGCGAACGCCTCGCGGAGCGCGACATGGTCGTCAACGCCGGCGAGTACGTCGCCGCCGCCCGCGACGAGGGGCAGCAGGTGATGTTCGAGGGCGCACAGGGGACCATCATCGACATCGACCACGGGAACTACCCGTACGTCACCTCCTCGAACCCGACCGCCGGCGGCGCGGCCGTCGGCTCGGGGACGAGCCCCGCGGTCGTCGGCGCGGGCGAGATACTCGGCATCGTGAAGGGGTACCTCACCCGCGTCGGCTCCGGCCCGATGCCCACCGAACTCGGCGGCGTCGTCGGCGACACCCCCGGCTACGACGAACAGGGCGCCGGCGAGAACGAGGACCTCGCCACCTACATCCGCGAGGAGGGCGGCGAGTACGGCACCGTCACCGGCCGTCCGCGCAGAGTGGGCTGGCTCGACCTGCCGATGCTTCGCCACTCGGCGCGCGTCAACGGCTTCTCCGGTATCGCCGTCAACCACGTGGACGTGCTCGCCGGCCTCGACGAGGTGAAGGTCGGCCACTCGTACACGCTCGACGGCGAGGAGACGCTGACGATGCCCGCCACCACCGAGCAGTGGGGCCGGTGTGAGGCGAACTTCCGCACGTTCGACGGCTGGCCGGCGTTCGACTCCGAGGCCGTCGCCGCCGAGGGGTACGACGCGCTCCCGGAGAACGCCCGCGCCTACCTCGAATACGTCGCCGACGAACTCGACGCGCCCGTCTACTGCGTCGGCGTCGGTCCCGGCCGCGAGCAGACCGTCGTCGTCGAGGACGTCTGGTAG
- a CDS encoding thioredoxin family protein, whose protein sequence is MVQAESESELHRGDVAPDFRLDGTDGASYTPDSFADNDALLVVFTCNHCPYAKAKFGALNAIAADYDDCAVVGINPNDAEEYPDDSYERMCELVDDGTVAYDAYLRDDDASVADAYGAVCTPDPFLFGREDGEWVLKYHGRLDDALNPDDEPSGGPGSEARRAIDAVLAGEDVELDDNPSRGCSIKWPEA, encoded by the coding sequence ATGGTCCAGGCAGAATCCGAGTCCGAACTGCACCGCGGCGACGTCGCCCCCGACTTCCGGCTGGACGGCACGGACGGGGCCAGCTACACCCCCGACTCCTTCGCCGACAACGACGCGCTGCTCGTCGTCTTCACCTGCAACCACTGTCCGTACGCGAAGGCGAAGTTCGGCGCGCTCAACGCCATCGCGGCCGACTACGACGACTGCGCCGTCGTCGGCATCAACCCCAACGACGCCGAGGAGTACCCCGACGACTCCTACGAGCGGATGTGCGAACTCGTGGACGACGGGACGGTCGCCTACGACGCGTACCTCCGCGACGACGACGCCTCGGTCGCGGACGCGTACGGCGCCGTCTGCACCCCGGACCCGTTCCTCTTCGGACGGGAGGACGGGGAGTGGGTGCTGAAGTACCACGGCCGGCTCGACGACGCGCTCAACCCCGACGACGAGCCGTCCGGTGGCCCCGGCTCCGAGGCGCGGCGAGCTATCGACGCGGTGCTCGCGGGCGAGGACGTGGAACTGGACGACAACCCCTCGCGGGGCTGTTCCATCAAGTGGCCGGAGGCCTGA